In the Pseudonocardia cypriaca genome, one interval contains:
- a CDS encoding methylmalonyl-CoA mutase family protein, which translates to MDTAPSGTAGTAQVDGDALDAQAPPEPEELALAAEFPEADRADWLALVDQVVRKAGKLPENAEPGAGFDRLTGRTLDDIPVRPLYTAGDAPDPDAAGVPGAAPYVRGGRANGPAPAGWDVRQRHADPDPAAARGAVLADLENGVSSIWLAVGAGGTAVADLGAVLDGVHLDLAPVVLDASGDSADTELAAADAFLGLAADRGVPPADLLGTLGLDPVGRRARTGDGPEPDAVVPLAVRVAKEFPRVRAVVVDALPVHGAGASDAQELGFSLAAGVAYLRALTAAGLDLPAAAGLIEFRYAATAEQFPTIAKLRAARLLWSRVTQACGAASPQFQHAVGSPSMLTRRDVHGNLLRGTVAGFAAGIGGADAVTVAPFDAALGGSGPFSRRIARNTQSLLVQEAHLARVIDPAGGSWFVESLTRELAAAAWAFFQEIEAAGGVLAALDAGLVAERVAVVRGRREEAAARRTAPIVGVSEYADPGEIREPAGDPGPPPAGLPRFRPAERYEAYRDRSDALLAETGSRPRAFLATLGPLAAYTPRAGFARNLLQAGGIETPEAGPTETSDEVVAAFREAGTPVAVLCAPDALYAERAEETVAALRAAGARYLLLAGTAEVPGVDGNLAAGCDALAVIESVHRALEVQP; encoded by the coding sequence ATGGACACGGCCCCCAGCGGAACGGCCGGTACGGCACAGGTCGACGGTGACGCGCTCGACGCGCAGGCGCCCCCGGAGCCGGAGGAGCTGGCGCTCGCCGCTGAGTTCCCCGAGGCGGACCGGGCCGACTGGCTCGCGCTCGTCGACCAGGTGGTGCGCAAGGCAGGCAAGCTCCCGGAGAACGCCGAGCCGGGCGCGGGGTTCGACAGGCTGACCGGGCGCACGCTCGACGACATCCCGGTCCGCCCCCTCTACACGGCGGGCGACGCCCCCGACCCGGATGCTGCCGGGGTGCCCGGCGCGGCCCCGTACGTGCGCGGCGGGCGCGCGAACGGCCCCGCCCCCGCCGGATGGGACGTGCGGCAGCGCCACGCCGATCCCGACCCCGCGGCAGCTCGTGGTGCGGTGCTCGCCGACCTCGAGAACGGGGTGTCCTCGATCTGGCTCGCGGTCGGTGCCGGTGGCACCGCCGTCGCGGATCTCGGCGCGGTCCTCGACGGCGTGCACCTCGATCTCGCCCCCGTCGTGCTCGACGCGTCGGGCGACAGCGCGGACACGGAGCTCGCCGCGGCCGACGCGTTCCTCGGCCTGGCGGCGGATCGCGGCGTCCCGCCCGCCGATCTGCTGGGCACGCTGGGTCTCGACCCGGTGGGCAGGCGGGCTCGTACCGGCGACGGGCCGGAGCCCGATGCGGTCGTGCCGCTCGCCGTGCGGGTGGCGAAGGAGTTCCCGCGGGTCCGTGCGGTGGTCGTCGACGCGCTGCCGGTGCACGGCGCCGGGGCGTCGGATGCGCAGGAGCTGGGGTTCTCGCTCGCCGCGGGCGTCGCCTACCTGCGGGCGCTCACCGCGGCCGGGCTCGACCTGCCCGCGGCGGCCGGGCTGATCGAGTTCCGGTACGCCGCCACTGCCGAGCAGTTCCCGACGATCGCGAAGCTGCGGGCGGCGCGCCTGCTGTGGTCGCGGGTCACGCAGGCGTGCGGTGCGGCGTCGCCGCAGTTCCAGCACGCAGTGGGGTCGCCGTCGATGCTGACCCGGCGGGACGTGCACGGCAACCTCCTGCGCGGCACGGTCGCGGGCTTCGCGGCCGGCATCGGCGGGGCGGACGCGGTCACGGTGGCCCCGTTCGACGCCGCCCTGGGTGGGTCCGGACCGTTCTCCCGGCGGATCGCGCGCAACACGCAGTCGCTGCTCGTGCAGGAGGCGCACCTGGCGCGGGTGATCGACCCGGCGGGCGGCTCCTGGTTCGTGGAGTCGCTGACCCGCGAGCTCGCCGCCGCGGCGTGGGCGTTCTTCCAGGAGATCGAGGCAGCAGGCGGGGTGCTCGCCGCCCTGGACGCCGGCCTGGTGGCCGAACGGGTCGCCGTCGTTCGCGGGCGGCGCGAGGAGGCGGCCGCCCGGCGCACCGCGCCGATCGTCGGGGTGAGCGAGTACGCCGACCCGGGGGAGATTCGGGAGCCGGCGGGCGACCCCGGTCCGCCCCCGGCCGGGCTGCCGCGGTTCCGGCCCGCGGAGCGCTACGAGGCCTACCGGGACCGGTCGGACGCCCTGCTCGCCGAGACCGGCTCCCGGCCGCGGGCGTTCCTGGCCACCCTCGGCCCGCTCGCCGCGTACACGCCGCGGGCGGGGTTCGCGCGCAACCTCCTGCAGGCCGGTGGGATCGAGACCCCGGAAGCGGGACCGACCGAGACCTCCGACGAGGTGGTCGCGGCGTTCCGGGAGGCGGGCACCCCGGTGGCGGTGCTCTGCGCGCCGGACGCGCTCTACGCCGAGCGCGCCGAGGAGACGGTGGCGGCGCTGCGCGCAGCCGGGGCGAGGTATCTGTTGCTGGCGGGCACGGCGGAGGTGCCGGGCGTGGACGGCAACCTCGCCGCGGGGTGCGACGCACTGGCCGTGATCGAGTCGGTCCACCGGGCACTGGAGGTGCAGCCGTGA
- a CDS encoding DUF6529 family protein — protein sequence MTRSAPGFPSQQTTAGMPGPHSGPDHERTMPRAVGYPIPPPHRRAAPRSGAAGFVVAAAIGSLVAVGLGVYGRTHEPTSVALNIAGFSSGIAAKSWLATGAFLLALVQLWSAAALYGRVGRRWRAAGGAPGWVAGLHRWSGRAAVLLTVPVAVHCLYALGFADGTTRVLVHSLAGCFLYGVFVTKMLVLQRPTSPRWSLPLLGGLLFTSLTAVWLSSAVWFFSTSGLSF from the coding sequence ATGACCCGCTCCGCACCCGGCTTCCCGTCCCAGCAGACGACCGCCGGGATGCCCGGGCCGCATTCCGGGCCGGATCATGAGCGGACCATGCCGCGCGCGGTGGGCTATCCCATCCCTCCGCCCCACCGCCGCGCCGCACCGCGGAGCGGAGCCGCCGGGTTCGTCGTCGCGGCGGCCATCGGCTCGCTGGTCGCAGTGGGCCTCGGGGTGTACGGCCGGACGCACGAGCCGACGTCGGTCGCGCTCAACATCGCAGGTTTCTCCTCGGGGATCGCCGCGAAGTCGTGGCTGGCCACCGGCGCGTTCCTGCTCGCGCTCGTGCAGCTGTGGTCCGCGGCCGCCCTCTACGGGCGGGTGGGTCGCCGGTGGCGGGCGGCGGGCGGCGCGCCCGGCTGGGTGGCGGGCCTGCACCGCTGGTCGGGGCGGGCGGCGGTGCTGCTCACCGTCCCGGTGGCCGTGCACTGCCTCTACGCCCTCGGATTCGCCGACGGCACGACGCGCGTGCTCGTGCACTCACTCGCAGGCTGCTTCCTGTACGGCGTGTTCGTCACGAAGATGCTCGTGCTGCAGCGGCCGACGAGCCCCCGCTGGAGCCTCCCGCTGCTCGGGGGTTTGTTGTTCACATCCCTCACCGCCGTCTGGCTCAGCTCGGCGGTGTGGTTCTTCTCGACGTCCGGACTCTCCTTCTGA
- a CDS encoding IS256 family transposase, whose translation MAAPHHIEVTELLEQQLQGASPDLLRQMIASLANAMMSAQADQACGADYGERSQERVNRRNGYRAREWDTRAGTVELAVPKLREGSYFPDWLLTHRRRAEQALVTVVATAYLLGVSTRRVERLAEQLGVKSLSRSQVSEMATHLDAQVTAFRQRPLDHGPYTFVWVDALVVKVREDGRVVNVHALVATGVNADGHREILGLDVASAEDGAGWLAFLRGLVARGLSGVQLVISDAHPGLVAAIGSALPGAAWQRCRTHYLRNLLTRVPKSAQPHVATQVRTIFDQADTDAVHAQYDRVIDALEPRFRDAAQHLEAARAELLAFTSYPREIWRQIWSNNPQERLNKEIRRRTDVVGIFPGRDALIRLVGAVLAEQSDEWTEGRRYMGLELLAKSRIRIITTEPNPATSEPPVTTEALTA comes from the coding sequence ATGGCCGCACCGCACCATATCGAGGTCACCGAACTGTTGGAGCAGCAGCTGCAGGGCGCGTCGCCGGATCTACTCCGGCAGATGATCGCCTCGCTGGCGAACGCGATGATGTCCGCCCAGGCCGACCAGGCCTGCGGCGCCGACTACGGCGAACGCAGCCAGGAGCGGGTCAACCGGCGCAACGGGTATCGGGCCCGGGAATGGGACACCCGCGCCGGCACCGTCGAGCTCGCCGTGCCGAAGCTGCGCGAGGGCTCCTACTTCCCCGACTGGCTGCTGACCCACCGCCGCCGCGCCGAGCAGGCCCTGGTCACCGTCGTGGCCACCGCCTACCTACTCGGCGTCTCCACCCGCCGAGTCGAGCGCCTCGCCGAGCAGCTCGGCGTCAAGTCGCTGTCCCGATCGCAGGTGTCGGAGATGGCCACCCACCTCGACGCCCAGGTCACCGCGTTCCGGCAGCGCCCCCTCGATCACGGGCCCTACACGTTCGTCTGGGTCGACGCTCTCGTGGTGAAGGTCCGCGAGGACGGCCGCGTGGTCAACGTGCACGCGCTCGTGGCGACCGGGGTGAACGCCGATGGCCATCGGGAGATCCTCGGCCTGGACGTCGCCAGCGCCGAAGACGGCGCCGGCTGGCTGGCGTTCCTGCGCGGACTGGTCGCCCGCGGCCTGTCCGGGGTGCAGCTGGTCATCTCCGACGCCCACCCCGGCCTGGTCGCGGCGATCGGCTCCGCGTTGCCCGGCGCGGCCTGGCAGCGGTGTCGCACCCACTACCTGCGCAACCTGCTCACCCGCGTCCCGAAGAGCGCGCAGCCGCACGTGGCCACCCAGGTGCGCACCATCTTCGACCAGGCCGACACCGACGCCGTGCACGCCCAGTACGACCGCGTCATCGACGCCCTCGAGCCCCGCTTCCGCGACGCGGCCCAACACCTCGAAGCGGCCCGCGCCGAGCTACTGGCCTTCACCAGCTATCCACGCGAGATCTGGCGCCAGATCTGGTCCAACAACCCGCAAGAGCGGCTGAACAAGGAGATCCGCCGCCGCACCGACGTGGTCGGGATCTTCCCCGGCCGCGACGCCCTGATCCGCCTGGTCGGCGCCGTCCTGGCCGAGCAGAGCGACGAATGGACCGAAGGCCGCCGCTACATGGGCCTGGAACTGCTGGCCAAGTCCCGCATCCGCATCATCACCACCGAACCCAACCCGGCCACCAGCGAGCCACCGGTGACAACCGAGGCGCTCACCGCATAA
- the scpA gene encoding methylmalonyl-CoA mutase, translating into MIPDFTRVPLDDEAPPEQHWAGEVPVWDSPEGIAVQPLYTAADLTGIDFLHTYPGIAPYLRGPYPTMYTTQPWTVRQYAGFSTAAESNAFYRRNLAAGQKGLSIAFDLATHRGYDSDHPRVGGDVGMAGVAIDSIYDMRQLFDGIPLGEMSVSMTMNGAVLPVLALYIVAGEEQGVPHEKLTGTIQNDILKEFMVRNTYIYPPQPSMQIISDIFAYTSREMPKFNSISISGYHIQEAGATADLELAYTLADGVEYLRAGVDAGLGIDAFAPRLSFFFGIGMNFFMEVAKLRAARLLWAKLVKQFDPGSDRSLSLRTHCQTSGWSLTAQDVYNNVIRTCVEAMAATQGHTQSLHTNALDEALALPTDFSARIARNTQLLLQHESGTTKVIDPWGGSFYVERLTYDLARHAWAHITEVERAGGMAAAIDAGIPKLRVEEAAARTQARIDSGRQPVIGVNTYVADSDEDVEVLKVDNAGVRREQLEKLRRLREERDDRAVEGALQALTNAAALVAEGSPRSEEQNLLALSVAAARAKATVGEISDALEKLFSRHAGQIRIISGVYAHEAGQNPAIDRARELVEEFSALEGRQPRILVAKIGQDGHDRGQKVIATAFADLGFDVDVGPLFSTPAEVARQAVEADVHVVGVSSLAAGHLTLVPELRAELAELDRDDIMIVVGGVIPPADHAALQEAGAAAVFGPGTVIAEAAVDLLGTLTAKLHG; encoded by the coding sequence GTGATCCCCGACTTCACCCGGGTCCCCCTCGACGACGAGGCACCGCCCGAGCAGCACTGGGCCGGAGAGGTCCCGGTGTGGGACTCGCCGGAGGGCATCGCCGTGCAGCCGCTCTACACCGCGGCCGATCTCACCGGCATCGACTTCCTGCACACCTATCCGGGGATCGCGCCGTACCTGCGTGGCCCGTACCCGACGATGTACACCACCCAGCCCTGGACGGTGCGCCAGTACGCGGGCTTCTCCACCGCGGCGGAGTCGAACGCCTTCTACCGGCGCAACCTGGCGGCCGGGCAGAAGGGTCTGTCCATCGCGTTCGACCTCGCGACGCACCGCGGTTACGACTCCGACCACCCCCGCGTGGGGGGCGACGTGGGCATGGCGGGCGTCGCCATCGACTCGATCTACGACATGCGGCAGCTGTTCGACGGCATCCCGCTCGGCGAGATGTCGGTGTCGATGACGATGAACGGCGCCGTGCTACCGGTGCTCGCCCTCTACATCGTGGCCGGCGAGGAGCAGGGCGTCCCGCACGAGAAGCTCACGGGAACCATCCAGAACGACATCCTCAAGGAGTTCATGGTCCGCAACACCTACATCTACCCGCCGCAGCCGTCGATGCAGATCATCTCCGACATCTTCGCCTACACCTCGCGGGAGATGCCGAAGTTCAACTCGATCTCCATCTCCGGCTACCACATCCAGGAGGCGGGTGCGACCGCCGACCTGGAGCTGGCCTACACGCTCGCCGACGGCGTGGAGTACCTGCGGGCCGGGGTCGACGCCGGGCTGGGGATCGACGCGTTCGCGCCCCGGCTGTCGTTCTTCTTCGGCATCGGCATGAACTTCTTCATGGAGGTGGCGAAGCTGCGCGCGGCGCGGCTGCTGTGGGCCAAGCTGGTGAAGCAGTTCGACCCGGGTAGCGACAGGTCGCTGTCGTTGCGCACCCACTGCCAGACCTCGGGGTGGTCGCTGACCGCGCAGGACGTCTACAACAACGTGATCCGCACCTGCGTGGAGGCGATGGCCGCCACCCAGGGCCACACCCAGTCGCTGCACACCAACGCCCTGGACGAGGCCCTCGCGCTGCCGACCGACTTCTCCGCGCGGATCGCGCGCAACACGCAGCTGCTGCTGCAGCACGAGTCCGGCACCACGAAGGTGATCGACCCGTGGGGTGGCAGCTTCTACGTGGAGCGGCTGACCTACGACCTGGCCCGCCACGCCTGGGCGCACATCACCGAGGTGGAGCGGGCCGGTGGGATGGCGGCCGCGATCGACGCCGGGATCCCGAAGCTGCGGGTCGAGGAGGCCGCGGCCCGCACCCAGGCGCGGATCGACTCCGGGCGCCAGCCCGTGATCGGCGTCAACACCTACGTCGCCGACTCCGACGAGGACGTCGAGGTGTTGAAGGTCGACAACGCCGGCGTGCGTCGCGAGCAGCTGGAGAAGCTGCGCCGGCTGCGGGAGGAACGTGACGATCGCGCGGTCGAGGGCGCATTGCAGGCGCTGACGAACGCGGCCGCCCTGGTCGCCGAGGGCTCCCCGCGCAGCGAGGAGCAGAACCTCCTCGCCCTGTCGGTCGCTGCAGCGCGGGCGAAGGCCACGGTCGGGGAGATCTCCGACGCGCTGGAGAAGCTGTTCTCGCGCCACGCCGGGCAGATCCGCATCATCTCCGGTGTGTACGCGCATGAGGCGGGGCAGAACCCGGCGATCGACCGCGCCCGCGAGCTGGTGGAGGAGTTCTCCGCCCTCGAGGGCCGCCAGCCGCGCATCCTGGTGGCCAAGATCGGCCAGGACGGGCACGACCGCGGCCAGAAGGTGATCGCCACCGCGTTCGCCGACCTCGGGTTCGACGTCGACGTCGGCCCCCTGTTCTCCACCCCCGCCGAGGTCGCCCGCCAGGCCGTCGAGGCGGACGTCCACGTCGTCGGGGTCAGCTCGCTCGCCGCCGGGCACCTCACGCTCGTGCCCGAGCTGCGCGCCGAGCTCGCAGAGCTGGACCGCGACGACATCATGATCGTCGTCGGCGGTGTGATCCCGCCCGCCGACCACGCCGCACTGCAGGAGGCGGGCGCCGCCGCGGTCTTCGGCCCCGGCACCGTCATCGCCGAGGCCGCCGTCGACCTGCTCGGCACCCTCACGGCGAAGCTGCACGGGTAG
- the cydB gene encoding cytochrome d ubiquinol oxidase subunit II → MDLPTVWFVAIAVLWTGYFVLEGFDFGVGMLLPVLGRGSDADRRVVINAIGPVWDGNEVWLITAVGAMFAAFPAWYAGLLSGFYLPVLLVIVALIGRGVAFEYRGKVDDPRWRARWDAVIVAGSAVPAFTWGLVFANLLRGVELGPDGVVRSGLLDLLNPYALVGGLATLTLFVLHGAVFLALKTDGPVRHRARAAAGAAAPAAGATLFAFLMWTQADHASPATSVVAACAVGALVAGALLVARRREGWAFLATAVAIAATTAVLFGTLFPAVLPSLLDPAYDLTVHGAASAPYTLGILSWIGAFFLPVVVLYQSWSYWVFRRRVTRAHVS, encoded by the coding sequence ATGGACCTGCCAACCGTCTGGTTCGTCGCGATCGCGGTGCTCTGGACCGGCTACTTCGTGCTGGAGGGCTTCGACTTCGGGGTCGGCATGCTGCTGCCCGTGCTCGGCCGCGGCTCCGACGCCGACCGGAGGGTCGTGATCAACGCGATCGGTCCGGTCTGGGACGGCAACGAGGTCTGGCTGATCACCGCGGTCGGGGCCATGTTCGCCGCGTTCCCGGCCTGGTACGCGGGCCTGCTCAGCGGCTTCTACCTGCCGGTGCTGCTGGTCATCGTGGCCCTGATCGGACGCGGCGTTGCGTTCGAGTACCGCGGCAAGGTCGACGACCCCCGGTGGCGCGCCCGCTGGGACGCCGTGATCGTCGCCGGCAGCGCGGTGCCCGCGTTCACCTGGGGCCTGGTGTTCGCCAACCTCCTGCGCGGCGTCGAGCTGGGCCCCGACGGCGTCGTGCGCTCCGGCCTGCTCGACCTGCTCAACCCGTACGCGCTGGTGGGCGGCCTGGCGACGCTGACGCTGTTCGTCCTGCACGGCGCGGTGTTCCTGGCGCTCAAGACCGACGGCCCGGTCCGGCACCGCGCGCGGGCCGCGGCGGGTGCGGCGGCCCCCGCCGCCGGGGCGACGCTCTTCGCGTTCCTCATGTGGACCCAGGCCGACCACGCCTCGCCAGCCACGTCGGTCGTCGCCGCCTGCGCGGTCGGGGCCCTGGTGGCGGGGGCGCTGCTGGTGGCCCGCCGGCGGGAGGGCTGGGCGTTCCTCGCCACCGCGGTCGCGATCGCGGCCACGACCGCGGTGCTCTTCGGGACGCTCTTCCCCGCGGTGCTGCCCTCGCTGCTGGACCCGGCGTACGACCTCACCGTCCACGGCGCCGCGTCGGCGCCGTACACGCTGGGGATCCTGTCCTGGATCGGCGCGTTCTTCCTGCCCGTGGTGGTGCTCTACCAGTCCTGGAGCTACTGGGTGTTCCGGCGCCGCGTGACGCGGGCGCACGTGTCATGA
- a CDS encoding zf-HC2 domain-containing protein — MNRHRAGNGGWTGPEYGGAHIPEELGAHALGLLDPAQSRAVEEHLAGCPACRREWEELRGMVDLLDDVPPEAFLDGPPDADFMLQRTVRQIRAEAAARRRRGRFLFVAAAAAVIAVVLGGGVMIGRQTAPPPPAVVAAPGAVQLAGDGAPGVSMTATLTPAAGWVRLTTSVKGIPAGERCYIVVVAEDGTREIAGGWLVSPSGWRDGVTLDGSALVPLDQVAEVVIQNEAGREFATARV, encoded by the coding sequence ATGAACCGCCACCGGGCCGGGAACGGCGGCTGGACGGGACCGGAGTACGGCGGGGCGCACATCCCCGAGGAGCTCGGCGCCCATGCCCTTGGCCTGCTCGACCCGGCGCAGTCGCGCGCCGTTGAAGAGCACCTCGCCGGCTGCCCGGCGTGCCGCCGCGAGTGGGAGGAACTGCGCGGGATGGTCGACCTGCTCGACGACGTGCCACCGGAGGCGTTCCTCGACGGTCCACCGGACGCCGACTTCATGCTGCAACGCACCGTGCGCCAGATCCGGGCGGAGGCGGCGGCGCGACGCCGCCGGGGCCGGTTCCTGTTCGTCGCCGCGGCCGCCGCCGTGATCGCCGTCGTACTGGGCGGCGGGGTGATGATCGGGAGACAGACCGCCCCACCACCCCCCGCGGTCGTGGCCGCGCCGGGCGCCGTACAACTGGCGGGCGACGGCGCTCCCGGCGTCTCGATGACCGCGACGCTCACCCCTGCCGCTGGCTGGGTGCGCCTCACGACCTCGGTGAAGGGGATCCCGGCCGGCGAGCGGTGCTACATCGTCGTGGTGGCCGAGGACGGTACCCGCGAGATCGCGGGGGGCTGGCTCGTCTCGCCGTCCGGCTGGCGCGACGGCGTGACGCTCGACGGCTCCGCCCTGGTGCCACTCGACCAGGTCGCCGAGGTGGTCATCCAGAACGAGGCAGGCCGGGAGTTCGCCACCGCAAGGGTTTAG
- a CDS encoding cytochrome ubiquinol oxidase subunit I — protein sequence MDALDLARWQFGITTIYHFLFVPLTIGLSVVVAALQTAWHRTGRPEYLRATKFFGKLFLINFAMGVVTGIVQEFQFGMNWSAYSTFVGDVFGAPLALEALLAFFLESTFIGLWIFGWDRLPRRVHLATIWAAAIGSNLSAFFILAANAWMRHPVGFAVDPVNGRAYLTDIWAVVTNPQALSTYVHVVSASFVVAGLFVVAVSAYKLLHRDRAPHPDEPGLFRRTLRAGLVTTAVAGAVVALSGDHQAKLMAEYEPMKLASAEAIWETEGAAGFSLFAIGDHEIGEVGVGRNFVDLEVPYVLSFLATGSPAGEVEGINDLQRRFSEQFGPGDYTPNIPVLYWSFRLMIGLGLAGVGVGVLGLWLTRRGALPRQRWMYRVAIAALPAALAANIFGWVLTEMGRQPWTVVGQLLTAASVSPGVSLFEVAFSLTVFTLLYGVLAVVEARLLLRYVKAGPGHVMPYPRAGEPEPDRIPAFVY from the coding sequence GTGGACGCACTGGACCTGGCGCGGTGGCAGTTCGGGATCACGACGATCTACCACTTCCTGTTCGTCCCGCTGACCATCGGGCTCTCCGTGGTGGTCGCGGCGCTGCAGACCGCATGGCACCGGACCGGACGGCCGGAGTACCTGCGCGCGACGAAGTTCTTCGGGAAGCTGTTCCTGATCAACTTCGCGATGGGCGTGGTGACCGGGATCGTCCAGGAGTTCCAGTTCGGGATGAACTGGAGCGCCTACTCGACGTTCGTCGGGGACGTCTTCGGGGCGCCGCTCGCACTGGAGGCCCTGCTCGCGTTCTTCCTGGAGTCCACGTTCATCGGCCTGTGGATCTTCGGGTGGGACCGGCTCCCGCGCCGCGTCCACCTGGCGACGATCTGGGCCGCCGCGATCGGCTCGAACCTGTCGGCGTTCTTCATCCTCGCCGCCAACGCGTGGATGCGGCACCCCGTCGGGTTCGCCGTCGACCCCGTGAACGGGCGCGCGTACCTCACCGACATCTGGGCGGTGGTCACCAACCCGCAGGCGCTCTCGACGTACGTGCACGTGGTCAGCGCGTCGTTCGTCGTGGCCGGCCTGTTCGTGGTCGCGGTCTCGGCCTACAAGCTGCTCCACCGCGACCGGGCACCGCACCCCGATGAGCCCGGTCTCTTCCGCCGGACGCTGCGCGCAGGCCTGGTCACCACGGCGGTCGCCGGCGCGGTTGTTGCCCTCTCCGGGGACCACCAGGCCAAGCTCATGGCCGAGTACGAGCCGATGAAGCTCGCATCGGCCGAGGCGATCTGGGAGACGGAGGGCGCGGCCGGCTTCTCGCTGTTCGCGATCGGGGACCACGAGATCGGCGAGGTCGGCGTCGGCCGCAACTTCGTGGACCTCGAGGTGCCCTACGTGCTCAGCTTCCTCGCCACGGGGTCCCCCGCCGGTGAGGTGGAGGGCATCAACGACCTGCAGCGCCGGTTCAGCGAGCAGTTCGGACCGGGCGACTACACCCCGAACATCCCGGTCCTGTACTGGTCGTTCCGGCTGATGATCGGGCTCGGGCTGGCTGGCGTCGGGGTCGGTGTCCTCGGCCTGTGGCTCACCCGGCGCGGGGCTCTGCCGCGACAGCGGTGGATGTACCGGGTGGCGATCGCCGCGCTGCCCGCTGCGCTCGCCGCCAACATCTTCGGCTGGGTCCTCACCGAGATGGGCCGCCAGCCCTGGACGGTGGTCGGGCAGCTGCTCACCGCCGCGAGCGTCTCCCCCGGTGTGAGCCTCTTCGAGGTGGCCTTCTCGCTCACGGTCTTCACCCTGCTCTACGGCGTCCTCGCCGTCGTCGAGGCGCGGCTGCTCCTGCGCTACGTCAAGGCGGGGCCGGGCCACGTGATGCCGTACCCGCGCGCGGGTGAGCCGGAGCCCGACCGCATCCCCGCGTTCGTCTACTGA
- a CDS encoding sigma-70 family RNA polymerase sigma factor, whose translation MPPARDRDEALVHAVYSEHGRALLAYATRLTGDRAAAEDIVQETLIRAWRHPDVLTNGKGSTRGWLLTVVRNLVTDRYRAKAARPQEVAENPDMPPMVRDHADSVVASVTVMAALDELSEDHRGVLDQIYFQGRSLGEAAMALGIPAGTVKSRSYYALRALRQALAGTMSEGATGREVPA comes from the coding sequence ATGCCACCCGCCCGTGATCGTGACGAGGCACTGGTGCACGCCGTTTACTCCGAGCACGGGCGCGCTCTGCTCGCGTACGCCACCCGGCTGACCGGCGATCGTGCCGCTGCGGAGGACATCGTGCAAGAGACGCTCATCCGTGCCTGGCGACATCCCGACGTACTGACCAACGGCAAGGGCTCCACGCGGGGCTGGCTGCTCACGGTGGTGCGCAACCTCGTGACCGACCGGTACCGGGCCAAGGCCGCCCGGCCGCAGGAGGTCGCGGAGAACCCGGACATGCCGCCCATGGTCCGTGACCACGCCGACAGCGTCGTGGCCTCGGTCACGGTGATGGCGGCCCTCGACGAGCTGTCGGAGGACCACCGGGGCGTGCTCGACCAGATCTACTTCCAGGGACGCAGCCTCGGCGAGGCCGCCATGGCGCTCGGCATCCCGGCCGGCACCGTGAAGTCGCGGTCGTACTACGCGCTGCGGGCACTGCGGCAGGCACTGGCGGGAACGATGTCCGAAGGCGCGACGGGGCGGGAGGTGCCGGCATGA
- a CDS encoding Rieske (2Fe-2S) protein, which translates to MLPAHPSPLTRRAFVAGTCGAACVTALSACTTYGAGTAPAQAPAAPDAQGAPAQGGSPQGGSSQGAALTKTSDIPVGGGAVFAEQDVVVTQPAAGQYRAFSATCTHQGCPVTEVADGTINCNCHGSKFAAADGSVVDGPAKTPLAERDITVTGEEIRLA; encoded by the coding sequence GTGCTTCCTGCCCACCCGAGCCCCCTCACGCGGCGCGCGTTCGTCGCGGGTACGTGCGGTGCCGCCTGCGTCACAGCGCTGAGCGCCTGCACCACCTACGGAGCCGGCACGGCGCCCGCGCAGGCGCCCGCCGCACCGGACGCGCAGGGCGCTCCCGCCCAGGGCGGTTCTCCCCAGGGCGGCTCTTCGCAGGGCGCAGCGCTCACCAAGACGTCCGACATCCCGGTCGGCGGCGGTGCCGTGTTCGCCGAACAGGACGTGGTGGTCACCCAGCCGGCCGCGGGGCAGTACCGCGCCTTCTCCGCCACCTGCACCCACCAGGGTTGCCCGGTCACGGAGGTGGCCGACGGCACGATCAACTGCAACTGCCACGGCAGCAAGTTCGCAGCCGCCGACGGCTCCGTCGTGGACGGGCCCGCGAAGACCCCGCTCGCGGAGCGGGACATCACCGTGACCGGGGAGGAGATCCGGCTCGCCTGA